Proteins from a single region of Apostichopus japonicus isolate 1M-3 chromosome 21, ASM3797524v1, whole genome shotgun sequence:
- the LOC139963214 gene encoding uncharacterized protein: MSRNPLKCINCSMFRPGRAWDEHDLCPKCRSCTRRDPCLVCIKFTPAQWQDIDLWLEGLRSKLQGRLDSIPSAIGAPEAPGITGDREEEGVVEREVEESGQERAEGEKEVEREERERERIPLTAPATSGSVTARGKGRSKGKAPARKRPPKQRHSSAGLETPSQSGPQLNRPTERGPPAVGGSGPKERATEGTRRRSRPRSREPDREPERRVPTEIPARESRERESSRRPRRERSGSHTRSPRRRERKRYSPISDESSDSSDDGYRRSKRRRRSPRRRQEEEPAWLSKLTGLLRPLLEQRTSTVADVAPGPTSPVSTMAPQPAPDPDALDCRASVNLSGLEDEGEPIDPDPLDYDPMEDSFGHNYEPEEAPVTGGALPQELITRAADIFRRHLGFEEPETQPQKAGRVSKLTATGEASYKPKTTIPVDATCYDRFEAIANKTKWTAFPARADRAVRVPDEAWKDLFRCPTIPQEAKERLKAEQGASSTHVFKTPDQRKLEELLVEVDMAARSGMKFASVLMLSAEVLMRHHQQLPEDSSQVSRDEAGQLLLLLGPLVRLAYDQFARVATRSVKARRQNIVSAIHWPSTEAKDRMLELPILGEDLFAGCFQKKLQEEVARRETLAKSEFRPPPTQRTRPFRPRESRAPRGTRAAPAKSMSRGALRGRSRGAAFRPTRPWAPRGGRGSTSTRRDSDRSSNRPAFAAQP, from the coding sequence atgtcacgcaatccattgaagtgcatcaactgctctatgtttcgcccaggcagagcctgggacgaacacgacctttgtccaaaatgcagatcctgcactcgacgagacccctgcctggtgtgtattaagtttacaccagctCAGTGGCAGGACATCGACCTGTGGCTTGAGGGCTTACGTAGCAAGCTCCAGGGAAGGCTGGACTCGATCCCGAGCGCAATCGGGGCGCCGGAGGCTCCAGGAATAACGGGagatagagaggaggagggagtagtagagagagaggtggaggagagtggccaggagagggccgaaggagagaaagaggtagagagagaggaaagagaaagagaaagaattcccctaacggccccggctacgtccggatcagttacggccagagggaagggcaggagcaaaggcaaggctcctgccaggaaaagacctccaaagcagaggcacagctcggccgggctggagactccgtctcagtccgggccgcagctaaacagacccacagagcgcggccccccggccgtgggaggctcgggtcctaaagagagagcaaccgaggggacgcggagacggagccggccccgttccagggagccggacagggagccggagaggcgggtgccgacggagatcccggcccgagaaagtagggagagagagtcctcccgccgacccagaagggagagatcggggtcgcatacaagatccccaagacgtagagagaggaagagatactctccaatctccgacgagtcctcggactcttccgacgatggatacagaagatccaagaggaggcgccggtccccgagacggcgtcaggaagaggaaccagcttggctttccaaactcaccggcctgctacggcccctgctggagcaaaggacgtccacggtagccgacgtggcaccgggccctaccagccccgtatcgaccatggccccgcaaccggccccggacccggacgctctggattgcagagcgtcggtgaaTCTTTCCGGCTTGGAGGACGAAGGGGAGCCCATAGATCCAGATCCTCTCGACTACGATCCTATGGAGGACAGCTTTGGTCACAATTACGAACCGGAGGAAGCACCCGTGACAGGAGGAGCCCTCCCACAGGAGCTAATAACACGGGCGGCAGACATATTCAGACgacacctggggttcgaggaacccgagacgcaaccgcagaaggcgggccgggtatcaaaattgacggcgaccggcgaagcgtcatataagcccaaaactaccataccagtagacgcaacctgttatgacagatttgaggccATTGCCAACAAGACCAAGTGGACGGCCTTCCCGGCCAGGGCAGATAGAGCGGTCAGGGTACCTGACGAGGCATGGAAGGATCTATTCAGATGCCCAACCATTCCCCAGGAGGCCAAGGAGAGATTAAAAGCCGAACAAGGGGCCTCATCCACACACGTGTTCAAGACCCCGGACCAGAGGAAGCTAGAAgagcttttggtagaggtggacatggcagcccgttcgggcatgaagttcgcatcggtactaatgctatcagCCGAAGTCCTTATGCGACACCACCAACAGCTCCCTGAGGACAGCAGCCAAGTATCCAGGGACgaagcgggccagctcctcctgctgctgggccccctcgtcagactcgcgtacgatcaatttgcaagggtcgctaccaggtccgttaaggcccgtagacaaaacatcgtctccgccatccactggccttcgacggaggcgaaggacagaatgctggaactaccaatcctcggggaagacctttttgcgggctgcttccaaaagaaactcCAGGAAGAGGTAGCCCGAAGGGAGACTCTGGCCAAATCAGAATTCCGACCCCCACCTACCCAGAGAACCAGACCCTTCCGCCCGAGGGAGAGCAGAGCACCTAGGGGAACGAGAGCAGCACCCGCCAAATCTAtgagcagaggagctctcagaggccgaagccggggggcagccttccgtccaacccgcccctgggcccccagaggaggcagaggctccacgtcgaccagacgggacagtgaccgctcctccaatcgaccagcgttcgccgcccagccctag